A single window of Neospora caninum Liverpool complete genome, chromosome XII DNA harbors:
- a CDS encoding putative ARID/BRIGHT DNA-binding domain-containing protein: protein MDRDQFLASLEKYHLERGHPYVPGRLLGQKVDLYEMFMTAMKQGGFPRINKNNKWGYLAKHLRLVPKDKPPSAQDLEQVKRYYVKWIRHFEGERVPQHIKKDLIPPGMELPCKRSSASSSHTAGLPSGARPAGGAALGASAAAGFPQNANLFFDPQNPLAAFSSASLPSQNFLFSPLGLGPNGGLAASPYFGLAGAGVPGAASGAETPLLGLQQQGLALPGASFLGASPAYDEQLLALGAAGPRTRNERRLAQQFGSTSGAGGAAGLGPGGGVLEMNRKRSKFFLKYSPEAVAERRWKRRRREALIARGVLPPAVDSFLYFWVDIAGSGVSSLSGIHPGLVDQLSGILTEAALSAHRSLLRRLQPSSPDLPAFFLSIFDTDLPPASRVALLHDPIRPADLLPPLPFSSSVSNSPVSGEDGKDANLHIVSLVSAILSNILFEAGNVNFLAGVSRQCLLDASVAAGLQIAREPSEGDGASDSGRAPRNTSSFWEEVCAAARGASLLRTGGPAVGNANCMGRALGAPGGKGLPTAVAAPAAGALGTAAGGLLGSPGETTVSPDGLLVAEGGGGREAEEERRLAALREDEKRIKGEPASGEFADEDDEDEGSEAEAVELEEEILLGLSEKSDIAFTRQCRMFRRPPSFSGSGESSSLSGNGLLLGSFSSSGLGGGSVGGGAGSVSSSGALGSSLLLSLSGSGGLGGAGGDGSAPFNSKAREQERLAALVRERTLKGLASALLSALDCCALSAYEGERYLSTVCTETAMRILDAFLVREKKQKYARVCGAKGGATSPLVSPAEVGEKRRAESAEKGVEGTANVEEEMEAPQQEAKETRRGDSMETEDASCCPGTSGVSDGPCLLLSNAKRAVGALEDALAAVGDEHQQEARKEGEKGLKEESRQQVCRLLVAAAKGDVAQLLHLLVQEQASLVALEESRAASFLAALKPEEKQAPVSSAFGLLAGYGAARKATAISESGREVGLMRAEAEERDRDSRLLPVGRKAQTETEEANPRETEETGDGEHAADSGERDVEMGERSGDPEPLPRSKPEKSLEPFSFPPSSAASEGESPQTSHDPVSPLSLSAAPGRAVSSDLPGGDVEMTAASQSGPVPEQSAGAALDREGRLLASVCSPGAEMQSGHETSVGSNGRRVSTAPLVHTGRAVEQALCSGEMSETQNLLFGRPVSLLSAEASPLFSASLLRAHANGKGEDDGVSGFASSSLCGCRTPPTSHLGEEVQNARESDCEGRARLEAREQREGEAGQDAREEDGASAAAPLLLGHLGVDTLEFVFDFASFLAPGSSREAARKLMQSLARESVAASSLVAQNPAVQQFVSDLGVLPGKPDVNAASSREDRSGKGAELCKAVQAVQRVFDATPASRIKQHAFYRHVSRILQSLLSFSSSSLGQAPATWQRPHSLAAFLLSLQLLMLGEPRVLGKALEPIYSRVVAASSLLLPAEKTELASSSTRARGSSGGGDGKGPHERGAENGATSSGGEERRGEETRPEARRSGETERQEGEKAESERGEAEGGKGEDGEKRQGEKADGEPERGGALEKKSVVPKPKNADENSKSQEQEKEDEDLANTEHIRLVGWEKLKGQIDKLGPQLETGIAIVKAFTALVALLPPPPSPALFPSSTSLLYRDAPQSSWVALSFVSAVARFLRSLQEISHTRIPRVLQCAAVQRSFEFRVFDLRRFGVCDGRPGLHFLQAVSEFAAQMLLFRQTAIYAHLEIFLSVASAILELEVSVPSIQLPRILVKACLAVVYLAADGPAEALCEVLECLGRAHEGQPSSEMSSRQRRGRRPSPAAVEAAAKLFITPLLRFLKFRMQRDVRLQSRSELADPLAPSTALFDSEANRRLVSPACPSPFATVIPHYFVSCSKGTVSLEKSRGGWFYSQFIGAIDAVPDEALWQDKARGVHAKAAETLPEPRSPLEAGAHPPGTAAQKGEEPRLGAAALAPSEGDGREMKRRRTGEEEREKEAYRRSAQVIAECVFPFFLPEAETAREKEENPTPGRHADEETGEQATEFQGRTAEAEDHPTGKKTSDSSDGIGAVAIFLGEDGAKGPESERAKAQPPELSEGSTSIATQGATTRVGESSDPGRGLSREKEPQTPLSSLLPGEKEREDASDVEAREDDREESAGPAPLFGQDETHGAPQPSQNREEDGRGGSAPSSFYPNTSGYYPAGTPSQGDPSAGSSYPSSFYYSSDQHSASTTPGMWQQANVSMESMGASQGHSGYPGSFAAPGFGSSAPVAGRGDQQGQWMAMHPGTSPQQHYSSPYFPENYYSSSSSWRQQQWLQWQHEQQRAVARQVCGAGPAASPGGDSSFFPPAYPHMMHTQQPVQQQWGGTMYAGGWQPGSAESGETQFFGDVNGAGVSGHGSGSLQRAPGTVPSGRAGTEGEDAQVAWQPNVPHMPRDSQESAGLAGRPGEASAGGRYGAHKGERLPEPPRGMASSSHRSPHPGASNFPPEAGADGEGGVYPRDLGGSATADSTRPSHPNLHMASGQPSDRLQMPPGYPSSGASAAPGSGAGPLPASFLPRPCGAAQERGERTRETHGEAASGAKDGLGGDAYEPGYPPTQGDAVHAYLRRGETGGCRQTSVAGARSKDEERRSEREEREDEGTAAGGRPGSPCPGAEGKESSKASGRPAFAHAAAGASGGNAKKKTVKKDDAKTATDGMSAAAVAAAVAFGDEEAKVDEDVLVGVSALLLLASNSLTVPLLRPHLPTITELAWYKTTASSSLFSVVQELLSAVRDAPPVHLRGFRDGAAYFPSSCVVKEEAEKADEEAKGEEARKARISEEFAKLGSSQDLLCVRKVGQGGRLLRVPETIEMRG from the exons ATGGATCGCGACCAGTTCTTAGCGAGCCTCGAAAAGTACCACCTGGAGCGGGGGCACCCGTACGTGCCCGGGCGGCTCTTGGGGCAGAAGGTCGACTTGTATGAAATGTTCATGACGGCGATGAAACAGGGAGGCTTCCCGAGAATCAACAAAAACAACAAATGGGGATATCTCGCGAAGCATCTTCGTCTCGTCCCAAAGGACAAACCGCCATCCGCCCAGGATCTCGAGCAG GTCAAACGCTATTATGTGAAATGGATTCGCCACTTCGAGGGCGAGCGCGTGCCCCAGCACATCAAGAAGGATTTGATTCCTCCAGGAATGGAATTACCTTGCAAGCGAAGcagcgcttcttcctcgcatACCGCAGGTCTCCCTTCTGGAGCCCGGCCTGCCGGCGGGGCTGCTCTTGGCGCTTCAGCAGCGGCGGGATTTCCCCAAAATGCGAATCTTTTCTTCGACCCCCAAAACCCTCTtgctgcgttttcctccgcctctctgccttctcagAACTTCCTATTTTCGCCGCTCGGCTTGGGTCCCAACGGGGGTCTGGCCGCGAGTCCCTACTTTGGGCTCGCGGGCGCGGGTGTTCCCGGCGCGGCTtcgggcgcggagacaccgcttCTGGGGCTCCAACAGCAGGGTCTGGCCCTCCCGGGGGCCTCGTTCCtaggcgcctcgccggcctACGACGAACAACTCCTCGCCTTGGGAGCAGCGGGGCCGAGAACACGAAACGAAAGGAGACTCGCGCAGCAGTTTGGAAGCACCTCTGgagcgggaggcgcggcaggcCTCGGACCGGGAGGCGGAGTGTTGGAAatgaacagaaaaagaagcaa GTTTTTCCTCAAATACTCGCCCGAGGCTGTGGCCGAGCGGCGAtggaagcggagacggcgcgaagCACTGATTGCGCGCGGTGTCCTTCCACCGGCAGTTG ACAGTTTTTTGTATTTTTGGGTGGACATTGCGGGGTCTGGggtttcgtcgctctctggaaTT CATCCGGGTCTCGTCGATCAACTTAGCGGGATTCTCACGGAGGCTGCTTTGTCGGCTcaccgttctcttcttcgtcgtctccagccttcttcgccagATTTGCcagctttctttctctcgatttTCGATACGGATTTGCCGCcggcctctcgcgtcgcgctTCTCCACGACCCGATCAGGCCCGCGgatcttctcccgcctctccccttctcttcttcggtctccaactcgcctgtctctggagaggacgggaaagacgcgaatCTCCACATCGTCTCTTTGGTCTCGGCCATCTTGAGCAACATCTTGTTCGAAGCTGGGAACGTGAACTTCTTggcgggcgtctctcgccagTGTCTCCTCGACGCCTCGGTTGCGGCTGGGCTGCAAATCGCGCGGGAGCCCAGCGAAGGGGACGGTGCCTCCGACAGCGGCCGAGCTCCGAGAAAcacgtcttctttctgggaAGAAGTCTGCGCGGCTGCTCGAGGCGCATCGCTTCTCCGAACGGGCGGCCCCGCGGTGGGGAACGCAAACTGCATGGGGCGAGCTTTGGGGGCGCCTGGGGGCAAGGGCCTtccgaccgcggtcgcggcACCGGCTGCCGGCGCTCTGGGGACAGCAGCCGGGGGACTCCTCGGCAGTCCAGGGGAAACGACCGTCAGTCCAGACGGCCTCCTGGTTGCTGaaggaggaggcggaagagaggcagaagaagaaaggagactgGCGGCGCTGCGGGAAGATGAGAAGCGAATCAAAGGCGAGCCTGCCAGTGGGGAATTcgcggacgaggacgacgaagacgagggaagcgaagcagaagcCGTGGAACTCGAAGAGGAAATTCTTCTAGGACTGTCAGAG AAATCCGATATCGCCTTCACGCGCCAATGCCGCATGTTTCGGCGGCCTCCGTCCTTTTCTGGCAGCGGTGAATCGTCGAGTCTCAGTGGAAACGGACTTCTCTTGggctctttctcgtcttcgggCTTGGGTGGAGGCTCCGTGGGCGGCGGGGCCGGAAgcgtctcgtcctctggCGCCTTGGGCTCCAGTCtcctcctgtccctctccggCTCCGGAGGCCTCGGCGGAGCCGGTGGAGACGGGTCGGCGCCGTTCAACAGCAAGGCGCGAGAACAAGAACGACTCGCAGCCCTCGTGAGAGAGCGGACGCTGAAAGGCCTCGCGTCAGCGCTCTTGTCGGCTCTCGACTGCTGTGCGCTTTCTGCGTATGAGGGCGAGCGCTACCTCTCCACTGTCTGTACAGAGACGGCCATGCGGATTTTGGACGCGTTCCTGgtgcgagaaaagaagcaaaagtacgcgcgcgtctgcggaGCGAAGGGCGGCGCGACCTCCCCGctcgtttctcccgccgaggtcggagaaaaacgacgagCAGAGAGTGCCGAGAAAGGGGTCGAGGGCACGGCGAATGTCGAAGAGGAGATGGAGGCGCCTCAGCAGGaagcaaaggagacgcgacgaggagacagcatgGAAACAGAAGATGCCAGCTGTTGTCCTGGAACCTCCGGCGTGTCTGAcggtccctgtctccttttgtcgAATGCGAAGCGAGCGGTCGGAGCTCTCGAAGATGCTCTCGCGGCTGTCGGCGACGAGCACCAGcaagaggcgcgaaaggaGGGCGAAAAGGGGCTCAAAGAAGAAAGTCGGCAGCAAGTCTGTCGCCTCCTGGTGGCTGCAGCGAAGGGCGACGTCGCCCAGCTCCTCCACCTCCTGGTTCAAGAGCAAGCGAGCCTTGTCGCTCTAGAGGAaagccgcgccgcctccttccTGGCGGCCCTTAAaccggaagagaagcaagctccagtctcttctgccttcggTCTCCTCGCAGGTTAtggggcggcgaggaaggcgacggcgattTCCGAGTCGGGCCGCGAGGTGGGTCTGATGCGagcagaggccgaggagcGAGACCGCGACAGCCGGCTCCTGCCTGTGGGGCGCAAAGCtcaaacggagacagaagaagcgaatccgcgggagacagaggagacaggagacggggagCACGCGGctgacagcggagagagagacgttgAAATGGGGGAACGAAGCGGAGATCCTGAACCGTTGCCGAGGTCGAAGCCAGAGAAGTCTCTCGAGCCGTTTTCGTTCCCGCCGTCGTCGGCTGCCAGTGAAGGGGAGTCGCCTCAGACGTCTCACGATCCTGtctcgcccctgtctctttctgccgctCCTGGGAGGGCTGTCTCTTCAGACCTTCCAGGCGGCGACGTGGAGATGACAGCGGCGTCACAGAGCGGTCCTGTCCCGGAGCAGAGTGCTGGCGCCGCACTGGACAGGGAGGGGCGTTTACTCGCTTCCGTCTGCTCGCCCGGAGCGGAAATGCAGTCGGGCCACGAAACGTCTGTCGGTTCGAACGgccgtcgcgtttccacAGCGCCCCTCGTTCACACAGGCCGCGCCGTCGAACAGGCGCTGTGTTCGGGGGAGATGTCGGAGACGCAAAACTTGCTCTTTGGGCGTCCAGTGTCGCTCCTGTCGGCGgaggcttcgcctctcttttctgcgaGTCTGTTGCGAGCGCACGCGAACGGCaagggcgaggacgacggtGTCAGCGGGTTCGCCTCCAGTTCTCTGTGTGGGTGTCGAACGCCGCCCACTTCGCATCTCGGCGAGGAGGTACagaacgcgcgcgagagcgactgCGAGGGGCGTGCGCGtctggaggcgcgagagcagagagagggcgaggctgGACAGGACGCACGAGAGGAGGACGGGGCGTCGGCGGCtgcgcctctgcttctcgggCACCTGGGCGTAGACACTTTGGAGTTTGTCTTCGatttcgcctccttcctcgcccctggGTCGAGCCGGGAAGCCGCGAGAAAGCTGATGCAGTcgctggcgagagagagcgttgctgcctcttcgctggTGGCGCAGAACCCCGCCGTCCAGCAGTTTGTCTCGGACCTGGGCGTGTTGCCTGGGAAGCCTGACGTGAACGCGGCTTCGTCAAGGGAAGACCGGAGCGGGAAGGGGGC TGAACTGTGCAAGGCGGTCCAAGCCGTGCAGCGCGTCTTCGACGCGACTCCGGCGTCCCGAATCAAGCAGCATGCGTTCTACCGCCACGTCTCTCGAATCCTCCAGTCCctgctctccttctcgtcttcgtccctcgGTCAGGCGCCTGCGACGTGGCAGCGCCCGCACAGTCTGGctgcatttcttctctctctgcagctgctCATGCTCGGTGAACCGCGCGTCCTCGGGAAGGCTCTGGAGCCGATATACTCGCGGGTCGTCGCTGCGTCGTCGCTGCTCCTGCCtgcggaaaaaacggagcTAGCGAGTTCGTCGACGCGGGCTCGGGGGAGCtctggaggcggagacggcaagGGGCCGCACGAGCGCGGAGCCGAGAACGGGGCAACGAGCTctggaggcgaggaaagaaggggcgaggagacgaggcccgaggcgaggcgcagcggggagacagagagacaggagggggagaaggcggagagcgagaggggcgaagcggagggcgggaaaggggaagacggagagaagcgacagggagagaaagcggacgGCGAGCCAGAGAGGGGTGGTGCGTTGGAGAAAAAGTCTGTCGTGCCGAAACCGAAGAATGCGGATGAAAATTCAAAGAGCCaagagcaagagaaggaagacgaagatcTCGCAAACACCGAACACATTCGCCTGGTCGGGTGGGAGAAGTTGAAGGGTCAAATCGACAAACTGGGCCCGCAGCTTGAGACTGGCATTGCAATCGTGAAGGCCTTTACTGCACTCGTTGCCTTG ctgccgccgccgccctcgcctgcactgtttccttcctccacttctctcCTCTACCGAGATGCTCCCCAGTCGTCGTGGGTggctctttccttcgtctccgcagtcgcgcgttttctgcgaTCCCTTCAAGAAATATCTCACACGCGCATTCCCCGCGTTCTCCAGTGTGCCGCAG TGCAGCGTTCTTTCGAATTTCGAGTCTTTGATTTGCGACGCTTCGGTGTGTGCGACGGCCGACCAGGCCTCCACTTTCTTCAGGCTGTCTCCGAGTTCGCCGCGCAGATGCTCCTCTTTCGCCAGACT GCGATCTATGCCCACCTCGAAATCTTCCTCTCGGTCGCCTCAGCCATTCTGGAGCTCGAAGTCTCGGTGCCGTCCATCCAACTCCCTCGTATCCTCGTCAAAG CCTGCCTCGCAGTGGTGTATTTAGCAGCAGACGGCCCCGCCGAGGCGCTCTGCGAGGTTCTCGAGTGTCTCGGCAGAGCTCACGAAGGCCAGCCGAGCAGCGAGATGTCCTCCCGCCAACGCCGAGGCAGGAGACCGTCGCCGGCGGCCGTGGAAGCCGCAGCAAAGCTGTTCATTACGCCactccttcgttttcttaAATTCCGAATG caACGGGACGTGAGGCTGCAGTCGCGAAGCGAGTTGGCCGatcctctcgctccctcaACGGCGCTGTTCGACTCGGAAGCGAACCGTCGGCTAGTGTCGCCGGCGTGTCCCAGTCCGTTTGCGACCGTGATTCCTCACTACTTTGTTTCCTGTTCGAAGGGCACGGTGTCTCTCGAGAAGAGCCGTGGCGGATGGTTCTATTCGCAGTTCATTGGAGCCATCGACGCGGTTCCCGACGAGGCGCTGTGGCAGGATAAAGCGCGGGGTGTGCATGCGAAGGCCGCCGAGACGCTGCCTGAGCCCAGATCGCCGCTCGAGGCGGGCGCACATCCCCCGGGAACTGCCGCgcagaagggcgaggaaCCGCGACTTGGAgcggcggcgctcgcgccttctgAGGGAGACGGTCGCGAAATGAAGCGGCGGCGaacgggcgaagaagaaagggagaaggaagcctACAGGCGGTCCGCGCAGGTGATAGCCGAGtgtgtcttccctttctttctgcccgaggcagagacggcgcgagagaaggaagagaacccGACACCAGGGAGACACGCGGACGAAGAGACTGGCGAGCAGGCGACAGAATTCCAAGGTCGAACGGCGGAGGCCGAAGATCATccgacggggaagaagacctCGGACAGCAGCGACGGCATCGGCGCCGTGGCGATTTTCTTGGGTGAAGACGGCGCGAAGGGACCGGAAAGCGAGCGCGCGAAGGCTCAGCCCCCGGAGTTGAGCGAGGGGTCCACAAGCATCGCTACCCAGGGCGCGACGACGCGTGTCGGAGAAAGTTCCGATCCGGGGCGAGGCCTCTCacgcgagaaggaaccgcagactcctctgtcttctctcctgcctggcgagaaggagcgagaggacgcgagcgacgtcgaagcgcgagaagacgatcgcgaggagagcgcgggTCCAGCGCCGCTGTTCGGCCAAGACGAAACTCACGGGGCGCCGCAGCCTTCCCAGAATCGGGAGGAAGATGGTCGTGGTGGttctgcgccgtcttcgttttACCCGAACACTTCAGGGTACTACCCAGCAGGCACCCCCAGCCAGGGCGATCCAAGCGCAGGCTCATCGTACCCCTCGTCGTTCTACTACTCTTCGGACCAGCACAGCGCGTCGACGACGCCAGGCATGTGGCAACAGGCAAACGTCTCGATGGAGAGCATGGGTGCCAGCCAAGGCCACTCGGGGTACCCTGGCTCGTTTGCGGCTCCGGGGTTCGGATCTTCTGCGCCCGTGGCCGGCCGGGGCGACCAGCAAGGCCAGTGGATGGCAATGCATCCGGGGACCTCGCCGCAGCAGCACTACTCGAGTCCGTACTTCCCCGAAAACTACtactcttcctcgtcctcttggCGCCAGCAGCAGTGGCTCCAGTGGCAGCACGAGCAACAGCGCGCCGTGGCTCGGCAGGTGTGTGGGGCGGGGCCGGCGGCGAGCCCCGGAGGAGACAgttccttctttccgcctGCGTACCCCCACATGATGCACACGCAGCAGCCTGTCCAGCAGCAGTGGGGCGGGACCATGTACGCGGGAGGTTGGCAACCCGGCTCGGCCgagagcggggaaacgcAGTTCTTCGGGGATGTGAACggcgcaggtgtctccgggCACGGGTCGGGCTCCCTGCAACGGGCCCCCGGCACCGTCCCCTCTGGGCGCGCGGGgaccgaaggcgaagacgcccaGGTCGCGTGGCAACCGAACGTCCCTCACATGCCGCGAGACAGCCAAGAGAGCGCGGGGCTGGCCGGGCGCCCTGGCGAGGCGTCAGCTGGAGGGCGGTACGGCGCACACAAGGGCGAGAGGCTTCCCGAGCCGCCGCGGGGCATGGCGTCGTCTTCTCACCGCAGTCCCCACCCCGGGGCCTCGAACTTCCCACCAGAGGCGGGGGCCGACGGGGAGGGCGGAGTGTATCCTCGCGACCTCGGAGGGTCCGCGACTGCAGACTCCACAAGGCCTTCGCATCCAAACCTGCATATGGCGAGTGGACAACCCAGCGACAGACTTCAGATGCCGCCAGGCTACCCGTCCTcgggcgcctccgcggcccCAGGCAGTGGCGCGGGgcctcttcctgcgtctttcctgcCGCGCCCGTGTGGGGCTGCtcaggagcgaggcgagaggaccAGGGAGACGCACGGCGAAGCGGCAAGCGGGGCGAAGGATGGCCTAGGGGGGGACGCGTACGAGCCGGGCTATCCACCGACTCAGGGCGACGCCGTGCATGCGTATctgcggcgaggcgagacgggcggCTGCCGGCAGACGTCTGTCGCTGGAGCCCGAagcaaagacgaggaaagacgaagcgaacgagaagaaagagaagacgaaggaacaGCGGCGGGAGGTCGCCCAGGGTCGCCGTGTCCCGGCGCAGAAGGCAAGGAAAGTTCGAAGGCATCTGGGCGTCCTGCgtttgcgcatgcagcggcgggTGCGAGTGGCGGAaacgcaaagaagaagaccgtgaagaaggacgacgcCAAGACAGCCACAGACGGCATGTCAGCTGCAGCCGTGGCTGCCGCAGTGGCGttcggcgacgaagaagcgaaagtcGACGAAGACGTCCTTGTCGGCGTCAGCGCGCTGCTCCTCCTCGCGTCCAACTCCCTGACCGTGCCTCTCCTCAGACCCCATCTGCCGACGATCACGGAA CTTGCGTGGTACAAGACGACGGCAAGCAGTTCTCTGTTCTCGGTGGTGCAAGAGTTGCTGTCGGCTGTCCGTGACGCCCCGCCCGTCCATCTGCGAGGCTTccgagacggcgcagcgTACTTCCCGTCTTCGTGTGTGGtgaaggaagaggccgagaaagcagacgaagaggcaaaaggcgaggaagcaagaaAGGCGCGAATCTCCGAGGAATTCGCAAAGCTAGGCAGCTCGCAGgatcttctctgtgtgcgcaAAGTCGGCCAGGGGGGGAGGCTCCTGCGCGTGCCGGAGACGATCGAGATGCGAGGGTGA